In a genomic window of Alphaproteobacteria bacterium:
- a CDS encoding DUF2958 domain-containing protein: MKLLTKNQHAKLLKNGQVNAQRLADGLEPIDHPPVVKFFTPDAACTWLLSELDPEENDIAFGLCDLGFGCPELGSVRLSELASVRGRLGLPVERELHFTGDKPLSVYAEEARLAQHIKA, from the coding sequence ATGAAACTTCTCACCAAAAATCAGCACGCAAAACTTCTGAAGAACGGCCAGGTCAACGCGCAGCGTCTGGCGGACGGGCTGGAGCCCATCGACCATCCGCCGGTGGTCAAGTTCTTCACACCCGATGCCGCCTGCACCTGGCTGCTCTCCGAACTCGATCCCGAGGAGAACGACATCGCCTTCGGCCTGTGCGATCTGGGATTCGGCTGCCCGGAACTCGGCAGCGTCCGGCTCTCGGAACTCGCTTCGGTGCGCGGGCGACTCGGCCTGCCCGTCGAACGCGAACTCCACTTCACGGGCGACAAGCCGCTTTCGGTCTACGCAGAGGAAGCGCGGCTTGCGCAGCACATCAAGGCGTGA
- a CDS encoding relaxase, producing MVVFHEKEGRRHAHCVWSRIRTEDMKAVNIAFDRRKLYSISRALYIEHGWTMPKGLMNREHRNPLNFTRAEWQQAARTGRSAAAIKACLQECWAVADGKKAFESVLHERGFFLAQGDRRGFVAVDIYGEVFSLSKQLGIKAKALEKRLGKHTALPTVEDTKKKIEATLRGLLEKYRAELQKTHEQELRPLLRIKTTMTEQHRKDRAAQKAYQEKRWNEEQRVRASRIRKGFKGLWDKLTFKYWAIRKENEKDAWNGHVRDRSERQELIEAQLDRRQTLQAQFETMRTRHEEEQQKLMADMVKIAMPERERDATPDVFRSKVKEADLGIQTPLPSLTPNRRGVRGKKAGQCHEM from the coding sequence GTGGTTGTCTTTCACGAGAAAGAAGGCCGCCGCCACGCCCATTGCGTCTGGAGCCGGATCAGGACCGAGGATATGAAGGCTGTCAATATCGCCTTCGACCGCAGGAAGCTCTATTCCATCTCACGCGCCCTCTACATCGAGCACGGCTGGACGATGCCCAAAGGCTTGATGAACCGGGAGCACCGCAACCCGCTCAACTTCACGCGGGCCGAATGGCAGCAGGCGGCGCGCACCGGGCGCAGCGCCGCTGCGATCAAAGCCTGCTTGCAGGAATGCTGGGCTGTCGCCGACGGGAAGAAGGCGTTCGAGAGCGTGCTCCATGAACGCGGCTTCTTCCTCGCGCAGGGCGATAGGCGGGGGTTCGTGGCCGTCGATATTTACGGTGAAGTTTTTTCCCTGAGCAAGCAACTCGGGATCAAGGCCAAAGCGCTGGAAAAACGCCTCGGAAAGCACACGGCGCTGCCGACGGTCGAGGACACGAAAAAAAAGATCGAGGCGACGTTGCGCGGCCTCTTAGAAAAGTACCGCGCCGAATTGCAGAAGACCCATGAGCAGGAACTGCGCCCGCTCCTGCGGATCAAGACAACCATGACCGAGCAGCATCGCAAGGACCGCGCGGCGCAGAAGGCATATCAGGAGAAACGCTGGAACGAAGAGCAGAGAGTGCGCGCCTCCCGTATCCGCAAGGGCTTCAAGGGTCTCTGGGACAAGCTCACCTTCAAATACTGGGCCATCCGCAAGGAGAACGAGAAGGACGCGTGGAACGGCCATGTGCGCGACCGCAGCGAGCGGCAGGAATTGATCGAAGCGCAACTCGACCGGCGCCAGACGCTTCAGGCGCAGTTCGAGACGATGCGCACACGGCACGAAGAGGAGCAGCAGAAGCTGATGGCCGATATGGTGAAGATCGCGATGCCCGAGCGCGAGCGTGATGCAACGCCGGATGTGTTCCGCAGCAAGGTGAAAGAGGCCGATCTGGGGATCCAGACACCACTCCCATCGCTAACACCAAACCGCCGAGGCGTCCGGGGGAAGAAAGCCGGGCAATGCCATGAGATGTAG
- a CDS encoding DUF1738 domain-containing protein — MKHEHAERKDVYSRITDRIIADLEQGVRPWMKPWNAEHAAGRITRPLRHNGQPYNGINVLMLWSAAVDRGYAAPIWMTYKQAAELGGHVRKGEKGELVVYANTFTRTETDAETGEDAERAIPFLKGYTVFNAEQIEGLPAHFTALAEPTLDPVERIERAEEFFSATKADIRHGGNMACYAIGSDHIQMPPFVAFRDAQSYYATLAHEMTHWTRHSKRLDRDFGRKSFGDAGYAREELVAEMGSAFLAADLGLALEPRDDHAAYIGHWLAVLKEDKRAIVSAASHAQRAADFLIGLQPKPKQEAAA; from the coding sequence ATGAAACACGAACACGCCGAACGCAAAGATGTCTACAGCCGGATCACGGACCGGATTATCGCCGACCTCGAACAGGGCGTGCGGCCCTGGATGAAGCCGTGGAACGCCGAGCACGCCGCCGGACGGATTACCCGCCCGCTGCGTCATAATGGCCAGCCCTATAACGGCATCAACGTGCTGATGCTCTGGTCCGCCGCCGTGGATCGCGGCTACGCCGCCCCAATCTGGATGACCTACAAGCAGGCCGCCGAACTTGGCGGTCATGTCCGCAAGGGCGAGAAGGGCGAGCTGGTCGTCTACGCCAACACCTTCACGCGCACCGAGACCGATGCCGAAACCGGAGAGGATGCCGAACGCGCCATCCCGTTCCTGAAAGGCTACACCGTCTTCAATGCCGAGCAGATCGAAGGCTTGCCCGCGCATTTCACGGCGCTGGCCGAACCTACGCTCGATCCGGTTGAGCGGATCGAACGCGCCGAAGAATTCTTCTCCGCCACCAAAGCCGATATTCGCCACGGCGGCAACATGGCCTGCTACGCCATCGGCTCCGATCACATCCAGATGCCGCCCTTCGTCGCCTTCCGCGACGCGCAGAGCTACTACGCGACACTCGCACATGAGATGACGCACTGGACGCGGCATTCCAAGCGCCTCGACCGCGACTTCGGACGCAAGTCCTTCGGCGATGCCGGCTACGCCCGCGAAGAGCTGGTCGCCGAGATGGGCAGCGCCTTCCTGGCCGCAGACCTCGGACTCGCTCTTGAACCCCGCGACGATCACGCCGCCTACATCGGCCACTGGCTGGCCGTCCTGAAGGAGGACAAGCGGGCGATTGTCTCCGCCGCTTCCCACGCGCAGCGCGCTGCCGACTTTCTGATCGGCTTGCAGCCGAAGCCGAAGCAGGAGGCCGCCGCTTAG
- a CDS encoding ParB/RepB/Spo0J family partition protein: MTLQSISLSQLTPSKANPRKLFEVSALEGLAASIRADGLLQNLVVAPAKGKTFAVISGERRYRALKLLEERGQLPEGFTVPVEIRKATTKDDRVRLATVENLQRADLTPLEQTAALTKLLKDGESLEELAAQTGLSLTTIRRRLALNAMCKEAKAALEAGKVSLAQAEALSLGDRDAQRRIVEEMKRGSFISPDLIRRNMIGRRPCVADAVFPLERYTGGITTDLFAEGETSYFDDAEQFMALQKEAVDELAAHYAKTAAWVEVTEDWNITDWQFEDAPEGETGGVLINITPRGIVELREGLLKPDLDQGTADTLAENPLAPPKAKPFYTAPVRRIIGHCKTAAVGELLLASPRTAKEVLAVLLLDAFNPHEAYREAAKHSERQKPFTVLDCQARMMAQRLRLPVEEGECGWAVLASRTPFDPVALYTAIKALSDHDLDELHTLIVALTFGQKYCDRLDSADTLFNRVAQDLKADLRHHWIPDRAFLSRRTREQLLEIAKHNGMAEGRGALATYKKSELVEGILFHDAQARSASSPTLAQRKALDWLPEAFLFPATGPDTHSEAEEPDADALEAEAQAVDEADEDADEGEGTEDDPLEDEGRREAA, translated from the coding sequence ATGACCCTTCAATCCATATCCCTCTCTCAACTCACGCCCTCCAAAGCCAACCCGCGCAAGCTGTTCGAGGTCTCAGCCCTCGAAGGACTGGCCGCCAGCATCCGAGCCGATGGGCTCTTGCAGAACCTTGTCGTCGCTCCGGCCAAGGGTAAGACTTTTGCGGTCATCAGCGGTGAGCGCCGTTACCGCGCCTTGAAGCTGCTCGAAGAACGCGGGCAGTTACCCGAAGGTTTCACCGTTCCGGTCGAAATCCGCAAGGCCACCACCAAGGACGACCGTGTCCGACTGGCCACCGTCGAAAACCTGCAACGCGCCGACCTCACGCCTCTGGAGCAAACGGCGGCCCTGACCAAACTGTTGAAGGACGGAGAGAGCCTTGAGGAATTGGCGGCGCAGACCGGATTATCCCTGACCACCATCCGGCGGCGGCTGGCGCTCAATGCAATGTGCAAGGAGGCCAAAGCCGCGCTGGAAGCAGGGAAGGTCTCCCTCGCGCAAGCCGAGGCGCTGAGTTTGGGTGATCGGGACGCGCAGCGCCGGATCGTTGAAGAGATGAAGCGCGGTTCTTTCATCAGCCCCGACCTGATCCGCCGCAACATGATCGGCAGACGCCCCTGCGTGGCCGATGCGGTCTTTCCCTTGGAGCGGTATACCGGAGGCATCACTACCGATCTCTTTGCTGAAGGCGAGACCAGCTATTTCGATGATGCCGAGCAGTTCATGGCCTTGCAGAAGGAGGCCGTGGATGAACTGGCCGCGCATTACGCCAAGACCGCCGCTTGGGTCGAGGTGACGGAGGACTGGAATATCACCGACTGGCAATTTGAGGACGCGCCCGAAGGCGAAACGGGCGGCGTTCTGATCAACATCACTCCGCGAGGGATCGTCGAACTGCGCGAAGGCTTGCTCAAGCCGGACCTCGATCAGGGGACGGCAGACACCTTGGCCGAAAACCCTCTTGCGCCGCCCAAGGCCAAGCCGTTCTATACAGCGCCCGTGCGCCGGATCATCGGCCATTGCAAAACCGCCGCTGTGGGTGAATTGCTTCTGGCCTCACCACGCACCGCCAAGGAAGTGTTGGCCGTGCTGCTGCTCGATGCCTTCAATCCGCACGAGGCGTACCGTGAAGCCGCCAAACACTCCGAGCGCCAGAAACCCTTCACGGTTCTGGATTGTCAGGCGCGGATGATGGCGCAGCGCCTTCGCTTGCCCGTGGAGGAGGGGGAATGCGGTTGGGCGGTGCTTGCCTCCCGCACCCCCTTCGATCCGGTGGCGCTCTATACCGCGATCAAGGCGCTGAGCGATCACGACCTCGATGAACTCCACACGCTGATCGTGGCGCTCACCTTCGGTCAAAAATACTGCGACAGGCTGGATAGTGCCGACACGCTCTTTAACCGCGTGGCCCAAGACCTCAAGGCCGATCTGCGCCATCACTGGATTCCCGACCGCGCCTTTCTTTCGCGGCGGACCCGTGAACAGCTTCTGGAGATTGCCAAACACAACGGTATGGCGGAGGGCAGAGGGGCTCTGGCCACCTACAAGAAATCCGAGTTGGTTGAAGGCATTCTCTTCCATGACGCTCAGGCCCGGAGCGCCTCTTCGCCCACACTAGCGCAGCGCAAGGCGCTGGACTGGCTGCCCGAGGCGTTCCTGTTCCCTGCCACCGGACCCGATACGCACTCGGAAGCGGAGGAGCCGGACGCGGACGCCCTTGAGGCCGAAGCCCAAGCGGTTGACGAGGCCGACGAGGACGCCGACGAAGGCGAGGGGACTGAGGATGATCCGCTCGAAGATGAAGGGCGACGCGAAGCGGCGTAA
- a CDS encoding RHS repeat protein — MGKRSVRRVTALRGSAHLILAVCVLILVHVSARADDCGDTYTCSDVAYWWYPATNPNVSYPQNPLYGSFALGRNFYSWPVCDGHVTKSAVTDSWDNKATKKPNDQCNTRQDGGVDINGNPLFLTSSPQAIQQKHGGSAAADNQGAQNVYYNNALVDETLWFTSPGASAGNPKDVPFKLCFKYRTTPGPSPYNTYADAEVATQLTKFAYLGTLAQINPSWTSGGPTINRGAAPNWTTDKCNTGKWTLTGPGGGAYSRMTLFTIGTRYYHAPPVHQYRRNGKVEGCFQITPDPTTGHMPSGVTCASASGVFPGCEFPVDQNEFCAENKKKKADECTGTSADTGGCSCGNPIDCTYGYKVQKELDYAGSSALRFERTYRSNGDWLNFNLGKYWRHNYDRTITLVSGPQSKAVEITTGEGTAYKFRSDVAANNWQSLDSDVKATFTERYDATPTLIGYLYTSEGQTREYYNTSKKLTRIEYQGGEALNLTYDGSGRLSTVTDEHGRSLTLTYDGSSRVSTVVTPDGTFTYSYGSNNNLTQVTKPDTKTRIYHYENATFVNALTGITDEMGVRISTWGYDAQGRANASSHAGGVDDFAITYNTDETTTVTNPLGKSTTYTYTIINGLRKITKIDQAASANTPAATAFNTYTSDGYLASTTDFKGNVTNYTYDANGLETSRVEAVGKPEERTITTTWIPSLRLRDVITEQGRTTDFAYDADGRQTSVTVTDTNSGETRTTTFTYWPNTTVGGNTVLGRLKEIDGPRTDVTDKTTFTYDASFRLIKTTNALGQFTETTSFDAADRPLITKDENGIETRLTYDTLGRLKTVKRAFGTPLEALTTLTYNFNGDLTQVDTPNGTTVTYSYDNARRLTGMADDLGNTVAYTLDDDGNVLTELRKDPSNALKYTHSQTFDEMSRLLTSVGAGAAWTRSFSYDKNSNMTAYTNANNHATNFAFDGLDRLVTATDALSGVTTNTINDLDQTTGIKDPRNNTTTYGYNAFGDVTQVVSPDTGTASYTHDKAGNVTQIVDARSVVTNFTYDAINRLATVAYPSDTALNVTLTYDDNPVPGNCGTSKGRLCRVVDASGTTDYKYNVLGQLIEVKEIRGALSFTTAYEYDLVGVLKKITLPSGRQVTYTLNGNGQVTNVSAPINGTATNLASSITYLPYGPLSGLTYGNTKTLSASYDQDYRPTNRTVSGVFNHAYDTDNDGNITQKGVRTYTYDVLERLNAEAGGTATSFTYDPIGNRLTEVAGGTTNYTYPSTNSKLSSVGANSYTYDAMGNVTGDGARTYVWSAAGLLKEAKIGGTTVGTYTYSANNQRTKKVAGGTTTHYVYGLGGSLYGEYDSSGTLIREYIWLNGEPLAQILKSGATETVTYLHTDHLMTPRYGTNSTGSTVWTWDSGAFGKEAPTGTATVNLRFPGQYFDSETTLHYNWNRYYNPLIGRYVSSDPIGLAGGLNSFGYVAQNPLVLLDVLGLDTPSVWDQFNPWESRGKRGSIVVADYREWYQLNFPKTLNHSIGVILDRIARQICSNPGGKLYPGLRGGGDDVDVDMWTGQHYFEPHPFSDIRYFMLVHYYIGGHSFKTTDINVTWRNADQFSFKTLLYALDQKGDNKGFINPTFEYRYWLFAQWNVAGEGCCSKKTITATLTGTFSKTPKGISIP; from the coding sequence ATGGGCAAGAGGTCAGTCAGACGGGTAACAGCACTGAGAGGTTCGGCCCATCTGATTCTTGCGGTGTGTGTATTGATCCTGGTGCACGTTTCGGCCCGCGCCGATGATTGCGGGGACACCTACACGTGCAGCGATGTGGCCTACTGGTGGTATCCCGCGACAAACCCGAATGTGAGCTATCCGCAAAATCCGCTCTACGGCAGTTTCGCTCTGGGCAGGAATTTCTACTCATGGCCGGTTTGCGACGGTCATGTTACGAAATCCGCCGTGACGGACTCCTGGGATAACAAGGCCACCAAAAAGCCGAATGATCAGTGCAACACAAGGCAAGACGGCGGCGTTGATATCAATGGCAATCCTCTGTTCCTCACCTCAAGCCCGCAGGCGATCCAGCAAAAGCATGGCGGGAGCGCCGCGGCTGACAATCAGGGGGCACAGAACGTCTACTACAACAACGCCCTTGTGGACGAAACGCTCTGGTTCACCAGTCCGGGCGCAAGCGCCGGAAACCCCAAAGACGTTCCCTTCAAGCTGTGCTTCAAATACCGCACAACGCCCGGTCCCAGCCCTTACAACACATACGCCGATGCGGAAGTTGCAACCCAGCTCACGAAGTTTGCCTATCTCGGCACTCTGGCCCAAATCAACCCCTCATGGACTTCGGGCGGTCCGACGATCAACCGGGGTGCGGCCCCCAACTGGACGACGGATAAATGCAATACGGGCAAATGGACGCTGACCGGTCCGGGCGGCGGCGCGTATTCGCGCATGACCTTGTTTACCATCGGGACACGTTACTACCACGCGCCGCCCGTTCACCAGTATCGGCGCAACGGCAAGGTCGAGGGCTGTTTTCAAATCACTCCTGATCCAACGACAGGGCATATGCCCTCAGGCGTAACCTGTGCCAGTGCTTCGGGGGTATTTCCGGGATGTGAGTTCCCTGTCGATCAGAATGAATTCTGCGCCGAGAACAAGAAAAAGAAGGCGGATGAATGCACAGGGACCAGCGCCGATACGGGCGGATGCTCGTGCGGAAATCCAATCGACTGCACTTACGGCTACAAGGTTCAGAAGGAACTCGACTATGCCGGATCAAGCGCCCTTCGTTTCGAGCGCACGTACCGTAGCAACGGCGACTGGCTGAATTTCAATCTCGGCAAATACTGGCGGCACAATTACGACCGCACGATCACCTTGGTTTCAGGTCCGCAATCCAAGGCGGTGGAGATCACGACCGGAGAAGGCACGGCCTATAAATTCCGTTCGGATGTCGCCGCTAATAACTGGCAATCTCTCGATTCCGATGTGAAGGCCACCTTCACCGAGCGCTATGACGCCACGCCCACGCTCATTGGTTATCTCTACACCTCCGAAGGACAAACCAGGGAGTACTACAACACCAGCAAGAAACTCACGCGGATCGAATATCAGGGCGGCGAAGCGCTCAACCTGACCTATGACGGCTCGGGGCGGCTTTCGACCGTGACTGACGAGCACGGGCGCAGCCTGACTCTGACTTATGACGGCTCCAGCCGTGTGTCCACCGTGGTCACGCCGGATGGCACCTTCACTTACAGCTACGGAAGCAACAACAATCTGACTCAGGTCACCAAACCCGACACCAAGACCCGCATCTATCATTATGAAAACGCGACCTTTGTCAATGCGCTCACGGGCATCACGGACGAAATGGGTGTGCGGATTTCCACGTGGGGCTATGACGCGCAAGGGCGGGCGAATGCGTCGTCCCATGCGGGCGGTGTGGATGACTTCGCCATTACCTACAACACAGATGAGACGACAACGGTCACGAACCCGCTCGGGAAATCGACCACCTACACTTACACCATCATCAACGGTCTACGAAAGATTACCAAGATTGACCAGGCGGCCAGCGCGAATACGCCCGCTGCGACGGCCTTCAATACCTACACGTCGGACGGCTATCTTGCCAGCACAACGGATTTCAAAGGAAACGTCACCAATTACACCTATGACGCCAACGGTCTTGAGACTTCCCGTGTTGAAGCCGTTGGTAAGCCCGAAGAGCGCACGATCACGACAACTTGGATACCCAGTCTACGATTACGGGATGTGATCACGGAGCAGGGCAGAACGACAGACTTCGCCTATGACGCCGATGGACGACAGACCTCCGTCACAGTGACGGACACCAATTCCGGCGAGACACGGACCACCACCTTCACCTACTGGCCGAATACGACCGTGGGCGGAAACACAGTCCTGGGCCGCCTGAAGGAGATCGACGGGCCGCGCACGGATGTGACGGACAAGACAACTTTTACCTATGACGCCAGTTTCCGGCTGATCAAGACGACCAACGCGCTCGGCCAGTTTACGGAAACCACGTCCTTCGATGCCGCCGACCGCCCGCTGATTACAAAGGATGAGAACGGCATCGAAACCCGCTTGACTTACGACACACTCGGGCGGCTCAAGACCGTCAAGCGGGCCTTCGGCACCCCACTCGAAGCGCTGACCACCTTGACCTACAATTTCAATGGCGATCTCACGCAAGTGGACACACCGAACGGGACGACCGTTACCTACAGCTACGACAACGCCCGCCGTCTCACGGGCATGGCGGACGATCTGGGTAATACGGTTGCTTATACGCTCGATGATGACGGGAACGTTCTGACCGAGCTGCGGAAAGACCCGTCCAATGCCCTCAAATACACCCACAGCCAAACCTTCGATGAGATGTCGCGGTTGCTTACTTCTGTTGGGGCCGGAGCCGCGTGGACGCGCTCCTTCTCCTACGACAAGAACAGCAATATGACGGCGTATACAAACGCCAACAACCACGCCACGAACTTTGCCTTTGACGGGCTGGATCGGCTGGTCACGGCGACCGACGCGCTTTCAGGCGTGACCACCAACACGATCAACGATCTCGATCAGACCACGGGAATCAAAGACCCGCGCAACAATACGACGACTTACGGCTATAACGCTTTCGGCGATGTCACGCAGGTCGTCAGCCCCGATACCGGCACGGCGTCCTATACGCATGACAAGGCAGGGAACGTTACGCAGATCGTTGACGCACGCTCGGTTGTTACCAACTTCACTTACGACGCGATCAACAGGCTGGCCACGGTTGCCTATCCTTCAGACACCGCGCTCAATGTCACCCTGACCTATGACGACAACCCGGTGCCCGGAAACTGCGGCACGAGCAAGGGCCGTCTGTGCCGCGTGGTCGATGCTTCCGGCACCACGGATTACAAGTACAACGTCCTCGGTCAGCTCATTGAAGTGAAGGAAATCCGAGGCGCACTTTCCTTCACCACCGCCTATGAATACGACCTTGTCGGAGTCCTCAAGAAAATCACCCTGCCTTCGGGACGGCAGGTCACCTATACCCTGAACGGCAACGGGCAAGTGACGAACGTCTCCGCGCCGATCAACGGCACGGCCACGAATCTGGCCAGCTCGATCACCTATCTGCCCTACGGCCCTTTGAGCGGCCTGACCTATGGCAATACGAAAACCCTCTCGGCCAGCTACGATCAGGATTACCGCCCGACCAATAGAACAGTCTCCGGCGTCTTCAATCACGCCTACGACACCGATAATGACGGCAACATCACGCAGAAGGGCGTCCGCACCTACACCTACGATGTTCTGGAGCGCCTGAACGCCGAGGCCGGAGGCACGGCGACCAGCTTCACCTATGATCCCATCGGGAACCGCCTGACGGAAGTGGCGGGCGGGACAACGAATTACACCTACCCCTCCACGAACAGCAAACTTTCCAGCGTCGGGGCAAACAGCTACACCTACGATGCGATGGGCAACGTGACGGGCGATGGGGCGCGGACCTATGTGTGGAGCGCGGCGGGCCTGCTCAAGGAAGCGAAGATCGGCGGCACGACCGTCGGAACTTACACCTACAGCGCCAATAACCAGCGTACGAAGAAAGTGGCCGGAGGCACGACGACGCATTACGTCTACGGTCTCGGAGGCTCTCTCTATGGCGAATATGACAGCAGCGGAACGCTGATCCGGGAATATATCTGGCTCAATGGGGAGCCGCTGGCACAAATCCTGAAATCGGGTGCCACCGAGACCGTGACCTATCTGCACACGGATCATTTGATGACGCCGCGCTACGGCACCAACAGCACAGGCTCAACGGTCTGGACATGGGATTCCGGAGCTTTCGGGAAGGAAGCGCCCACAGGCACGGCCACCGTCAATCTGCGTTTCCCCGGCCAGTACTTCGATTCGGAGACAACGCTCCACTACAACTGGAACAGATATTACAACCCGCTCATCGGACGCTATGTTTCTAGCGATCCTATAGGGCTTGCGGGCGGGCTAAATTCGTTTGGGTATGTAGCGCAAAATCCACTGGTACTACTCGATGTCTTGGGATTGGATACTCCATCAGTTTGGGATCAATTCAATCCATGGGAGTCCCGTGGCAAGAGAGGGTCTATTGTTGTCGCGGATTATCGCGAATGGTATCAACTGAATTTTCCGAAGACATTAAATCATTCTATTGGTGTCATCTTGGACAGAATTGCGCGACAAATTTGCAGCAATCCCGGAGGAAAACTGTATCCCGGACTGAGAGGTGGTGGAGACGATGTGGATGTCGATATGTGGACGGGTCAGCATTATTTTGAACCTCATCCTTTTTCTGATATTCGCTATTTCATGCTCGTCCACTACTACATTGGCGGGCACTCTTTCAAGACAACAGATATCAACGTGACATGGAGAAATGCTGATCAGTTTTCTTTTAAAACACTTCTGTATGCATTGGACCAAAAAGGCGATAACAAGGGATTCATAAATCCTACGTTTGAGTATCGATATTGGCTTTTTGCACAGTGGAATGTGGCAGGAGAGGGTTGCTGTAGCAAGAAGACAATTACTGCGACGCTAACTGGAACCTTTAGCAAGACGCCAAAGGGGATATCCATACCTTAG